In Panicum virgatum strain AP13 chromosome 5K, P.virgatum_v5, whole genome shotgun sequence, the genomic window tggaatgaaagaaagaatagaatctgagaccgagccgttgttggccctgctgatcatgtttgaactgtactaaccgcatgccggaagtaggaggtaatCGAAACCGGTAAGGCTAGTACTgtctcgcttcgaaagtacagaactgcatcaccaccccttagggcgagtcgagtagtcgtggAGAAAcgagatgcatatgtttacttttggtggtctcacgttgagctcggctgactatatgaaggtggggtggttttgtagttcgaggcggggaggggaagggttggtgcgtgtggtccgacggggtttatacgtgccgtgttggttaggtccaccttgcaaggttaaatcgaatcgattcgccgtcagtcgctctcggatattagcaccttggtcactgcgtcgtaGCGTAGTGTTGTGATGGAATAATGGTTATACCTATGTTGATGAGCATATGATTTAGTATTTATTGCTCCACTTTGTTTGCTTTagatttggttatgcaaatattagactatgttaatttatatagaacttgggctaaaataaggaaagtgatgaattactttagtcgctgttTTCTGCAAGATAACCACCAGGCAAAaggcttgcatgtctagatatgtgggctaagttatacccactagtcgggtaagtcttgctgagtattagttgctcagggtttgttgtttaccctatttcaggtttagGAGCTAACTATGTGTCatatcagtgggctcgatgtggcgccttttCTTCACATTTCGGTGGCGCCTTTTCTTCACGTTTCGGTAGTTCTcgatttatttaatttattttatttattctctagtaaaaatgctctgtatgttagattcttttccgctgctatcttttcatttataaattttaaattttaagctgttttgtaaaagtcttaatataatttgctatttttgtaagattgtatcatgctggtaccttctgcgctcgctttcgtgcgagacttctggtgtgtttcgatcggcctgtgagttggaaacagcctgtcaagttacacttaattaagctaatacaCCAACTGATGGCGGTTATGCTTAATTAAAcattttaactcggcgggtctgtcacatTTATGTACCACTCTCTACGTATTTTGCGGCCTTTTGCGCTACTTGCAACTTGGAACAGAATAATGTAACTGCTAACTAAGATTATTAAGATTATGTGCATACACCCCTCCCTAATGATTGATCTCCAGCCTCCATCAGAAATCTAGATGCACAAGCGGCCACCGGCGTCCCTTTTCACTCTGTACTTGCTGCAATTGAAGAATGGATAGCAGCCCATTGGTTTCCTGCAAGTTTTTCACTGTCTCAAAAGATGGAAAAAGAAGTGTACTAGCAAAAGCAATCTATTGGTCCCATGAAGGTGACTAATGCCCCTGGCACACTTGAAATTCTGAGTATCTGCAGATACCTGTTGGTAGTGTCTTGGTTCTTCCTTGGCATGCTATGGCTGCGTGTAGAGCTAAGGTCCATTATCGTCCGAGAAGCTGCATTCACCCTGGAACTATCGTTGACAGACGCATTATTTTCTCGCAGGGCTGACGCTGTCGAATTGGAGaagctcttcctcctcctccggccaccagcAGCGGCAGCTCTTGACGGCGAAGGCATGAACAGCTTGATGATGAAGCTTGCCCCCTCCATAGACGGGGTCTTCTTCCGCCAGGGCTTGGTGTTGGAAGGACCCCTTGCCGTGCTCCATCTGAACGAACCGCTCGATGCTGGTTCATCCGTGGTTGTGGCCCTACTAGGCAGAGACAGCTCGCTGAGGTCTCTCAGAGACAGTTCATAGGCTTCTTCAGGCAGGCTGTCCGCTGCTCGCAGCATCATCTCCCGGTGGTGCCTGCTGATCGCCTGCGCCTCCGCGTCGTCCGGCCACAGATTGGAGCAGTGGTTGGCGATCTTGGATCGCTCGATCCAAGATCCGTAGTCGAAGTCGAGTGCGTCCTCATGGGTTTCTGACGAGACTGGACTTGTGAAGGTGAAGGGCTGCGGCTCCGGCAGAGAAGTAGAAGTAGGAGCCATGAAATGGAATAAAATTAGGCCTTTCGGATTTGGGAGGAGATTAGCTTGATGCAGGTGGTCCTTTATAGGAGAAGATGATGACTAGGCTGGCAGAGGGAGAGCTTGCATTTTATTTCACGGAAATGGAGGTGAGATGACCCAGTGCTCCATTTGGTAGCCCGTGCCCGTGCCAACTGAAACTCCCTCTCGCCTGCTTGCTTTGAACTGGGCTCGACTGAATAGAATTGAATACTACTAGGTGACAGGCAGGGAGAGCGTGTTGGATCAAATGCGCGCATCTTTTACTAGTCTTGATCTTTTCTGGCGGCTGCAAATTCTGCATTGGCAATAGCTGCCTCCCCGTGACGCACGGCGATGATAGTTTATTGGCCTTGTTTGGCAACGCTAGGATTCTAGCGCGCACAAatcccgaaaaaagaatctcgcatgcatgaagcactaaatgaagtctatttgcaaaacctttttagggatgggtgtaacttttcgcgacgaatctaatgacggtaattaatcgatgatttgctacagtggtgctacagtaccatcctctaatcgcgcggtcaaaggcctcattagattcttcagggtcactagcgcgggggttctgaagttagttttgtaaaatgactttgtttgacactgtaattaacagtcaaagttgcactattcactagcgctagaatcctagcgcgcatccaaacaaggccattgTAGCCACTCCGATCCTGAGTGCGATCTTAACAACACACGTCCACGGCACACGCACTTAATCGGTGTGTGGCGTAATCGttgcctgttttttttttctatatttatgCACCATCCGGCATCTGCCACTGGAGCAAACTCATTTGGTGATGTTTGGCTTACTCTTTTATTTTCTTGCTGGTGAGCCACATGTCAGACGCTCAAGATATATATAAACCAACCAGCATCAAGATTCTTTCAGCTCCAAAGCTCAGGTGCCTATTCTTTGCTGAAGGGAGTTTTATCGATATTTAAAGAGATGCACTTGTGGATGGGCCGGACTAGGTCAAAGTGGGTCGTGGGCCTCTCACGGCCTCGCTCCTCCAAAAAGGTCCATGTGTGCTGACGGGCCGGGCCGTCACCCAATTCGTTACGGATCCTTGCTCAACAAAGGGGAGGAAGTGCGGTGGATCCTATAAATTTTTCGGAAGATTTTTTCTAACTCTATCTttcagtgtttgagattcgtgcaaactaTCTCATTCGTTGGATTTTCTCAAACCtaaccttcttcctccttgttCCCCCTCCTCATTACGCGGCGCCGCCCCCCCGCCTGCCCGCCGCGCTTTGCGGGCCActgctgctcgccgtcgcgcaccGCCcactgcgagctgctgctgctcgatgTTGTGTGTGGGCTGCTGCGGGCGCGCACGCgatgcggcgccgccgccgccggagggtcTTGCCGGAGAAGAAATCTTCAAcattttttatttagtattttcaacattttatatttccaatttcaacattttgtaTTTACAGTTTTAATATTTTGAAAGTCAAATATTGAACATATTTAATAAAATGTTGAGTTATTCTTATCAAAATATTGAATATATTTATAATAAATAATTAAGTTAAAGTGGACTTTAaagatagatgctttatctATCTTCCACGAGATAGATAGGAGCCCCTGCCCGGCCCGGTCCTGTGTGGcatcttgcaagttgcaacttgCAACACCTGATCCCGAAGACGACAGGCGCCGGCAGCAGTATGTAGAATTTCTTCTAGGAGGTTTTGCTTGGAGCACAAGCGGCGGCGGTTCTACTTCTTCTTGGAGCCCAAGGAAGATCGAAGAGTGAGGACAGAGGAGACAGAGCACCAGGCCCAAGTCCCGGTGCTTTCTAGTGGGTGCCAGCTCGGTCGCCTTGGACGAAAAGAAATGATTATTGCCTGTTGTCTGCGGCGACAGGACACTGCATGCGGCTAGCCAGACATGCAGGCGGGATCTGGTGGCCATTGACCTGACAGCGCGCTGCACGCTCTGGGCGGCACGTACTGTAGCAGGTTTCATGACATGAGCCGCATGCGTCCGGGGAGGCCTCGCGCCGCAAGATACTGGACCATTGCTTGCACGCTTGCGCGAGCTTCCTATCCCGTAACCTCCGTaaacaaaaaaacatcacatcgaatattttgacacatagagtactaaataaaagctatttataaaattttttcataaatgagctgtaaatcgcgagacgaatctaatgaacctacttaatctACGATTTTAAACAGTGATGCTAAagtaactatccgctaattatgaattaattagcatcattagattcgtctcgcaatttaaaatccatctgtgcaaaaaattttataaataaacttcatttagtacttcaaattaataagattctttcaaaaaaaaatttgctttCCAACTAAACAGGACCCTAATCGCCAGGATTACGCTGTCTGCCGCTACGCGTTTACGTGCCCGTAGAATTGAACCTCGACAGGGCATATGTCATATGTGTACAACCCTCAGACACGGCTGCCGTCTGTATACCGCCACGCCAACACTTGCACCCTACTGCCATCCGGCCATCGCGGCATGCTTCTCCCTGTTCATGTTGCCGTGCTGCTCGCTCGCCTGCAGGCGTCGCGCCGGTCCGATGATCCGATCGCTCCCCTACGTGCCGCTGCATGTGAGAACCGTccaatttaattaattttttacGATGAGGGCTAGCACGTGTCCGTTTCTCGACACACCACGTGCTAATCCATACCTTAGAGACACTTAACCAACACAATTTACCTAGAACGAGAACAAACTCGATAGTCCCGGTACGTGTTCGCCACATACCTaggattaagcacacgtaccgttACACAAGCACGTACATTGCCGATGATTCACGAAGAGTAATTTTAGACACTTAAAATTACAAGTTCACTATAGGAGGGTTCAACTAACTtccattacaagccttgggctcacgaaagtcgTATTAAacagaaatttaaaaattattatatttacataCCCTCACGGAGTTCGATTACGATAAAAACATACTACGACGATGATGTCTTCCTCAAGGACACCATCCCAGCCTCAATGACCAACTTCTCCCCCGCGCCTGAAttggcggggtagaagtggtgccctcggtttaggtgaaattattgattaataCTTTAAGATGAGGGCTAGTACGTGTCCGTCTCTCGACACGCTACGTGCTAATCCACACCTTAGAGACACTTAACCACCACAATTCACCTAGAACGAGAACAaacccggtagtcccggtacgtgtttgccacatgcccagAATTAAGCACATGTACCATTACACAAGCATGTACATTGCCGATGATTCACGAAGAGCAATTTTACACACTTAAAATTACAAGTTCACTATAGGAGGGTTCAACTAACTTCAATTACAAGCCTTGAGCTCACGAAaaccatattaaacagaaacttaaatattattatatttacatgctctcacggagttcGATTACGATAAAAACATACTACGACGATGATGTCTTGCTCAAAGACACCATCCCAGCCTCAAcaacctactcctcccccgcgcctgaattggcggggtagaagtggccgaacaccactttcagttcacctgcaactagggttagaagcaccctgagtacaaaggtactcgcaagactccAGGCTctggctcaacggactcggtgggctcaacgagttcgttctccgacgattcggtcactataatgcatgaatgagatgCATGTACTAGTGCGATGCTATGCTtatgcataaaataaaatgcatgaaatgatatgcgcgaaaagatatacatgagataaCACTTTGGATATGTAACCCTGACAAAACCGAAGGTTCCGGCCAGATAAAACTGGAGGTTCCGGTTGCAAAACCGGAGGTTCCGGTTTTAAGCACCTGTCAGGCCAAaaccggaagttccggtttCTAAAACCGGCGGTTCCGGTTTCAGCCGGACTTTGCCAatgtgtcgggtaccacgattagggacatcctaatcggggtactaagatcactctgAAAAACGCAAATACATGTTTGgcgactgagcccacgaaggcccacggcctccttcccatcaggaagaaaggaaaggactcaaagaagcccagcatgcggcccattcgcaccccctcGGACCCacggggcgatctccgcctcgctcgagggtagcgaatctaccctcgagcgggcgaaacatctccgcctcgctcgaggccacccctcggcttaagggacaaacggccctgccgctcacccaCCCGTCGTACAGAGGcattaagtgccaaccactcctacacagcgcccaggacagacggcgtcaggccgcccttccccacagtggctgtgaccggagtcccgtccgccaaccacggtcactgctccgccatcccggacgctgtggcagcactgtggaacctgcgacgcgggacaagatgGGCTCGGCACTGTTCACgtcactattctgccaactccggttgtccggactccacctcatcacacgtatggccccggacccaccCCCTGttcgggaaggggtccggtgtcgccacaaGCCCCTCGGAGAAGAATGCCCAGcgctagcagccggaggcccgaaCCTCCCCCcttcgaggggtccgggacctccacgtgtcttcCGAACCTCCTAATGCGCACGccagcactccgtccagggggttcagaaccgccgcgtgccccgccaccgCTGGTGCACGCAAGACCCAGACCtacagggcccacggaacgccaccaTGCCACATCTGCAGGACGGTACACCCTACGG contains:
- the LOC120710716 gene encoding uncharacterized protein LOC120710716: MAPTSTSLPEPQPFTFTSPVSSETHEDALDFDYGSWIERSKIANHCSNLWPDDAEAQAISRHHREMMLRAADSLPEEAYELSLRDLSELSLPSRATTTDEPASSGSFRWSTARGPSNTKPWRKKTPSMEGASFIIKLFMPSPSRAAAAGGRRRRKSFSNSTASALRENNASVNDSSRVNAASRTIMDLSSTRSHSMPRKNQDTTNRKPMGCYPFFNCSKYRVKRDAGGRLCI